A genome region from Hymenobacter tibetensis includes the following:
- a CDS encoding DsbA family oxidoreductase — translation MKKIQVEIWSDILCPFCYIGKRRLEKALTTFEHANEVEVKWRSFELDPEANPTPGVNQYARLASKYGKSEEWARQMSANMAQMAAEEGLAFDFDRVVPANSLRAHRLVHLAAQHNLQDAAKERLFKAYLEEGLDINDVPTLARLGAELRLPTQEVEQVLASTTFEQEVRRDEYEARQIGVRGVPYFVFDDKYAVSGAQPTELFKEVLEKVWEEARPQPVSIGGLEGAACDIDGNC, via the coding sequence ATGAAAAAGATACAAGTAGAAATCTGGTCTGATATCCTGTGCCCCTTTTGCTACATCGGCAAGCGGCGGCTGGAGAAGGCCCTGACCACTTTCGAGCACGCCAACGAGGTGGAAGTGAAGTGGCGCAGCTTCGAGCTGGACCCAGAAGCTAACCCTACCCCCGGGGTCAACCAGTACGCCCGCTTGGCCAGTAAGTACGGCAAGTCAGAGGAATGGGCCCGGCAGATGAGCGCCAACATGGCTCAAATGGCTGCCGAAGAAGGCCTGGCATTCGATTTCGACCGCGTGGTGCCTGCTAACTCGCTACGGGCCCACCGGCTGGTACACTTGGCCGCGCAACACAACTTGCAGGATGCAGCCAAAGAGCGCCTATTCAAAGCGTATCTTGAGGAAGGCCTCGACATCAACGATGTGCCTACCCTAGCTCGCCTTGGAGCAGAGTTGCGCCTACCTACTCAGGAAGTGGAGCAGGTGCTAGCCTCCACTACCTTCGAGCAGGAAGTACGGCGCGACGAGTACGAAGCGCGCCAGATTGGGGTGCGGGGCGTACCCTACTTCGTGTTCGACGACAAGTACGCGGTGTCGGGTGCTCAGCCCACAGAGCTGTTCAAGGAAGTGCTAGAGAAGGTATGGGAGGAAGCCAGGCCCCAGCCCGTATCCATTGGTGGCCTGGAAGGGGCTGCCTGTGATATTGATGGCAACTGCTAA
- a CDS encoding META domain-containing protein — protein sequence MSRVSTVLFWVGGLIALGSCNKEDASPDRALVNKRWMLVQVENTPIGVSSYGPTYRSYIEFSGENTTSGLAPCNSFGGTFSQGAAGQLTISEQASTRIACPTPIEYDYLTALPRTARYEISGKQLRLYAAAQSSVPLLVFENRGK from the coding sequence ATGTCCAGAGTATCTACTGTCTTGTTTTGGGTTGGTGGCTTGATAGCTTTGGGTAGTTGCAACAAAGAAGATGCAAGCCCCGACCGCGCTCTGGTGAACAAGCGCTGGATGCTGGTACAAGTGGAAAATACTCCCATTGGCGTTTCCAGCTATGGCCCCACGTATCGTTCCTACATCGAGTTTAGTGGGGAGAATACCACGTCTGGTCTTGCCCCCTGCAATTCGTTCGGTGGCACTTTCTCACAAGGCGCTGCCGGGCAACTGACCATTAGTGAACAAGCGTCAACAAGAATAGCCTGCCCTACACCTATAGAGTACGACTACCTTACTGCTCTGCCGCGCACAGCACGCTACGAAATCAGCGGCAAACAACTGCGTCTCTACGCAGCCGCTCAATCCTCGGTGCCGTTGCTCGTCTTCGAGAATCGCGGCAAGTAA
- a CDS encoding aldo/keto reductase: protein MEYITLGNSGIDVSRITFGSWAAGGWMWGGTEQNDAVGAIQASYDLGVTSIDTAPIYGQGLSEEIVGEAIKSLPRDKVQILTKFGMRWDLAKGDFAMKTKNNDGQDIDVYKYAGRDSIIKECEDSLRRLGTDYIDLYQQHWPDVTTPIDETMEAAARLMEQGKIRAIGVSNYSVAQMEEAEKTVSIVSNQVPYSMLRRDIEKDVVPYCLKHDKAILAYSPMQLGLLTGKMKPGQHFDESDLRAKNRLFTPESVTRVNEFLEKIRPLAESKNATLGQLVLRWTLAQPGISVALVGARNAEQAIQNARTLDFELVGHEVDFITERLEQMQQPA from the coding sequence ATGGAATACATAACCTTAGGGAATTCAGGTATCGACGTTTCGCGAATCACCTTTGGCAGCTGGGCTGCCGGCGGCTGGATGTGGGGCGGCACCGAACAAAACGACGCAGTAGGCGCTATTCAAGCTTCCTACGACTTAGGCGTTACCAGCATCGACACGGCTCCCATCTACGGACAGGGCTTGAGCGAGGAAATAGTAGGGGAGGCCATCAAGTCACTGCCCCGTGATAAAGTGCAGATTCTAACCAAATTTGGTATGCGGTGGGACTTAGCGAAGGGCGACTTCGCTATGAAAACCAAAAACAACGACGGCCAAGACATCGACGTGTACAAATACGCTGGCCGCGACAGCATCATCAAAGAGTGCGAAGACAGCCTACGCCGCCTCGGCACCGACTACATCGACCTCTACCAGCAACACTGGCCCGACGTCACGACTCCCATCGACGAGACAATGGAAGCGGCGGCGCGCTTGATGGAGCAAGGTAAAATCCGCGCCATTGGGGTCAGCAACTACTCGGTGGCTCAGATGGAGGAAGCCGAAAAAACGGTGAGTATCGTATCCAACCAAGTGCCGTACAGCATGCTGCGCCGCGACATTGAAAAGGACGTGGTACCGTATTGCCTCAAGCACGACAAAGCTATTCTGGCTTACAGCCCGATGCAGCTAGGTCTGCTAACCGGCAAAATGAAGCCCGGCCAGCACTTCGATGAAAGCGACTTGCGCGCCAAGAACCGCCTCTTTACGCCCGAAAGCGTAACGCGGGTCAATGAGTTCCTAGAGAAAATCCGGCCCCTGGCGGAAAGCAAGAACGCTACGCTAGGCCAATTGGTACTGCGCTGGACGCTGGCACAGCCTGGTATTTCGGTAGCGCTAGTAGGTGCCCGCAACGCCGAACAAGCCATCCAGAACGCCCGCACGCTGGATTTTGAATTGGTGGGCCATGAAGTGGACTTCATCACGGAACGGCTGGAGCAGATGCAGCAGCCGGCTTAG
- a CDS encoding TonB-dependent receptor plug domain-containing protein: MYRYRYSLVPLLLGFGLLLMAFQGPADTFIQQIIKQLERFYSGTYPEKSYLHFDKDTYAAGETMWFKAYVVEGATHQPDTLSRVLYVDLLAPNQRVVQQRVLQLQDGVAPGDFQLADTLLQGTYTVRAYTSWMRNAGPNYFFTRLLTVWSSAPTIARPSSRRPLATTPPASKGLDVQFFPEGGQFVAGLASIVGFKATDSFGMGVNVQGVVQDEAGQPVVEFSSQHLGMGRFQLKPEAGKRYTAIVRQPDGQRVRYELPAAHPTGFTMRVLQLAHTYQVAIQCKLPPNTPAEPITVVGHVRGQVVYAGRGEISENSTFSTSVPSDRFPGGVVHFTLFDSKQVARCERLAFNNNAPGLRISLQPDKASYGPREPVTVRVAVTDEAGKPATGNFSLAVNSAALVPLDSGATNIRTHLLLTSDLHGRVEQPGSYFRDQKPNTRQALDNLLLTQGWRRFVWKPLLAKQYGEFPYPLEQTLSLSGQVVGNKQAPAIGTKVSLFRFGSAQDITQATTDSAGRFLFAGFNGRDTARLLVQVSPQKGLRNPVIKLDRRVIPTSNTPTPPLPETAPARAPYLASSKRQQIVERQYSPNAKTIMLGNVTVKGKKPALPDSRRIYGRADVVVQTKDIPAANSYTNVLQLLQGRVAGVYVTGNPLDMNVQIRGQGTPLFLVDGIPIDISALNSIPVTEVESVEVLKGPSAAIYGSRGGGGVIAVFTKRGNPNYDSSNDEPAPGIQPYSVPQFYQVREFYAPTYANGKNAAVPDFRSATLYWNPTVRTDATGQATVLFYTSEEAGTFRLTLEGVSTSGQPGHGTGAVQVVNR; the protein is encoded by the coding sequence ATGTATCGGTATCGATATTCCTTAGTCCCGCTGCTCCTAGGTTTCGGGTTGCTACTAATGGCCTTTCAGGGGCCGGCAGACACGTTTATTCAGCAGATTATCAAGCAACTGGAACGGTTTTACAGCGGCACATACCCCGAGAAGAGCTACCTGCATTTCGATAAAGACACGTATGCCGCCGGCGAAACCATGTGGTTCAAAGCCTACGTGGTGGAAGGGGCCACTCACCAGCCCGATACGCTGAGCCGCGTGCTGTACGTGGATCTGCTGGCCCCCAACCAGCGGGTGGTACAGCAACGCGTACTGCAGTTGCAAGACGGTGTGGCGCCCGGCGACTTTCAACTGGCCGACACCCTGTTGCAGGGCACCTATACGGTGCGCGCGTACACCAGCTGGATGCGCAACGCGGGCCCCAACTACTTTTTCACTCGCCTGCTTACTGTGTGGTCGAGCGCGCCAACCATTGCCCGCCCTTCCAGCCGCCGCCCCCTTGCTACCACACCGCCAGCTTCTAAAGGACTGGACGTGCAATTTTTCCCGGAAGGCGGCCAGTTTGTGGCGGGCTTGGCTAGCATAGTAGGCTTCAAGGCGACAGACTCGTTCGGGATGGGCGTGAACGTGCAAGGCGTGGTGCAGGACGAAGCCGGCCAGCCCGTTGTGGAGTTCAGCAGCCAACACCTGGGTATGGGGCGCTTTCAGCTGAAGCCCGAAGCAGGCAAGCGGTACACGGCCATTGTACGCCAGCCCGACGGCCAGCGCGTGCGGTACGAGTTGCCAGCTGCCCACCCCACAGGCTTCACCATGCGGGTGCTACAGCTGGCGCACACGTATCAGGTGGCCATTCAGTGCAAGCTGCCGCCCAATACACCGGCCGAGCCCATTACGGTGGTTGGGCACGTGCGGGGGCAGGTAGTGTATGCGGGGCGGGGCGAAATCAGCGAGAACAGCACCTTTTCAACCAGCGTCCCGAGCGACCGTTTTCCGGGTGGAGTGGTGCACTTCACGCTTTTCGACAGCAAGCAAGTGGCCCGCTGCGAGCGGCTGGCTTTCAACAACAACGCCCCCGGCCTGCGCATCAGTTTGCAACCAGACAAGGCAAGCTACGGTCCGCGGGAGCCCGTGACGGTGCGCGTGGCCGTGACGGATGAAGCCGGCAAGCCAGCAACCGGAAACTTCTCGCTGGCCGTCAATAGCGCCGCACTGGTGCCCCTCGACTCGGGCGCTACGAATATCCGCACCCACTTGCTGCTTACCTCCGACTTGCACGGCCGCGTGGAGCAGCCCGGCTCTTACTTCCGCGACCAAAAACCGAACACCCGCCAAGCCCTCGACAACCTCCTGCTGACGCAAGGCTGGCGGCGGTTTGTTTGGAAGCCGCTGTTGGCCAAGCAGTATGGCGAATTTCCGTATCCGCTAGAGCAAACGTTGAGTTTGAGTGGGCAAGTAGTTGGCAACAAGCAGGCGCCCGCTATTGGCACCAAGGTTTCCCTGTTCCGCTTTGGGTCGGCGCAGGACATCACGCAGGCTACCACCGACTCGGCGGGGCGCTTCCTGTTCGCGGGCTTCAACGGGCGCGACACGGCACGGCTGTTGGTGCAGGTGTCACCCCAGAAAGGCCTCCGCAACCCTGTTATCAAGCTCGACCGCCGGGTGATACCAACCAGCAACACCCCAACGCCCCCACTGCCCGAAACAGCCCCGGCCCGGGCGCCTTACCTGGCCAGCAGCAAGCGGCAGCAAATAGTGGAGCGCCAGTACAGCCCCAATGCTAAAACCATCATGCTCGGCAACGTGACTGTGAAAGGCAAAAAGCCTGCCTTGCCCGACTCGCGCCGCATCTACGGGCGGGCCGACGTAGTGGTGCAAACTAAAGACATTCCGGCGGCTAACAGCTACACCAACGTACTGCAACTTCTTCAGGGCCGGGTGGCCGGGGTTTACGTCACGGGTAATCCGCTGGACATGAATGTGCAGATTCGGGGCCAGGGCACCCCGCTGTTTCTGGTAGACGGCATTCCTATTGATATCAGCGCGCTGAATTCCATTCCCGTAACTGAGGTGGAAAGCGTGGAAGTGCTGAAAGGACCTTCGGCGGCCATCTACGGCTCGCGGGGTGGCGGTGGGGTTATTGCAGTCTTCACCAAGCGCGGCAACCCCAACTATGACTCCTCCAACGACGAGCCGGCCCCAGGTATTCAGCCCTATAGCGTGCCTCAGTTTTATCAGGTGCGCGAGTTCTACGCTCCCACTTATGCCAACGGCAAAAATGCGGCGGTGCCTGACTTCCGTAGCGCCACGCTGTACTGGAACCCTACCGTCCGCACCGATGCTACCGGCCAGGCCACTGTGCTCTTCTACACGTCCGAGGAAGCTGGTACCTTCCGCCTCACCTTGGAAGGTGTTTCCACCTCCGGACAACCTGGCCACGGGACCGGAGCCGTACAAGTAGTGAACCGATAA
- a CDS encoding DUF4136 domain-containing protein, translating into MKTTLHAALLLLIGLLGSCSSGVTVQQKPGVDFSKYRTYDFAKTEVKSADSQNPIYKSSLNDEIIQNAITSELAKRGIQQVQGRTRPDFYVTYHLYIEEAERTIPNPPTPGYIYPYSMLYRGRYLPINYGYFYSSPYNSTSYRTETYQEGTMILDFIDTRTHNMVWRGSMADPVSNPAKIGPEFAKAAKEILEKFPAGVSN; encoded by the coding sequence ATGAAAACCACTTTGCATGCAGCGCTTTTGCTGCTGATCGGACTGCTTGGCAGTTGCTCGTCCGGAGTCACTGTCCAGCAGAAGCCGGGCGTCGATTTCAGTAAGTACCGCACCTACGACTTTGCCAAAACCGAGGTTAAATCTGCCGACTCACAAAACCCTATCTACAAGAGCAGCCTCAACGACGAAATCATTCAAAACGCTATTACCTCGGAGCTAGCCAAACGTGGTATTCAACAGGTGCAGGGCCGGACTCGGCCAGATTTCTACGTGACGTACCACTTGTATATCGAGGAGGCCGAACGCACTATCCCGAACCCACCGACACCAGGCTACATCTACCCGTATTCGATGCTCTACCGAGGCCGGTATCTGCCCATCAACTACGGCTACTTCTACTCGTCTCCGTATAACAGCACGAGCTACCGCACCGAAACATACCAGGAAGGCACCATGATTCTGGATTTCATTGATACCCGCACCCACAATATGGTGTGGCGTGGCTCCATGGCTGATCCGGTAAGCAACCCAGCCAAAATTGGTCCTGAATTCGCGAAAGCCGCCAAAGAAATTTTAGAGAAATTTCCCGCCGGAGTAAGCAATTAA
- a CDS encoding ABC transporter ATP-binding protein, with protein MYLVFTSRMSWLRVSNISLQEKESIALRGISFTQQQFQKLAIAGETGAGKSSLLQVIAGLIQPTGGEVHFEDGRVRGPAEKLMPGHPGIAYLSQHFELPKFLRVEQVLRYANKYLGEQASTLYEVCRISHLATRQTNQLSGGERQRIALARLLLSSPKLLLLDEPFSNLDRVHKNILKTVIEDIGTQLGITCLLISHDPADTLSWADEILVLKGGQLVQQGPPQQIYRQPTDEYTAALFGDYNLLSGPAVKAFAKLAGAKVQGTQFLVRPENFQLGQAARSQVATIQAVRFFGSYSELDARLLDAVVTIRTCETGFKVGQEVPVSLPKDGGWFI; from the coding sequence ATGTACCTCGTCTTCACTTCCCGCATGAGCTGGTTACGCGTTTCAAACATCTCCCTGCAGGAAAAAGAAAGTATTGCCCTGCGGGGAATCAGCTTCACGCAACAGCAATTCCAGAAACTAGCCATTGCCGGCGAAACGGGCGCGGGCAAAAGCAGCTTGTTGCAGGTTATAGCTGGTCTCATTCAGCCCACGGGTGGGGAGGTGCATTTCGAAGACGGCCGGGTACGCGGACCGGCTGAAAAGCTGATGCCTGGGCATCCGGGCATTGCGTATTTGTCGCAGCATTTCGAGTTGCCGAAATTTTTGCGGGTAGAGCAAGTGCTACGCTACGCCAACAAATATTTGGGCGAGCAAGCCAGTACGCTCTACGAGGTCTGCCGCATCAGCCACTTGGCCACGCGCCAAACCAACCAGCTGTCGGGTGGGGAGCGGCAACGCATTGCGCTGGCCCGGCTGCTTCTCTCCTCGCCGAAGCTGCTGCTCCTCGATGAGCCCTTCTCCAACCTCGACCGGGTGCATAAGAACATCCTGAAGACCGTTATCGAGGACATCGGCACCCAGCTTGGCATCACCTGCCTGCTGATTTCGCACGACCCCGCCGACACCCTTTCATGGGCCGACGAGATTTTGGTTCTGAAAGGCGGACAGCTCGTGCAACAGGGCCCGCCCCAGCAGATTTATCGGCAGCCCACCGATGAATACACCGCAGCCCTATTCGGCGACTACAACCTGCTCAGCGGGCCCGCGGTGAAGGCCTTTGCCAAGCTGGCGGGCGCCAAGGTGCAAGGCACACAGTTCCTTGTCAGGCCCGAAAACTTCCAGCTGGGCCAGGCCGCCCGCAGTCAGGTAGCCACTATTCAAGCAGTACGTTTTTTCGGTAGCTACTCCGAGCTGGACGCCCGCCTGCTCGACGCGGTGGTAACTATCCGGACGTGCGAAACAGGCTTCAAGGTGGGGCAAGAAGTGCCCGTTTCTTTGCCCAAAGATGGGGGCTGGTTTATTTAA